In a genomic window of Streptococcus oralis:
- the rpsP gene encoding 30S ribosomal protein S16, producing MAVKIRLTRMGSKKKPFYRINVADSRSPRDGRFIETVGTYNPLVAENQVTLKEDRVLAWLADGAQPSDTVRNILSKEGVLKKFHDSKFSK from the coding sequence ATGGCAGTTAAAATCCGTTTGACTCGTATGGGTTCTAAGAAAAAACCTTTCTACCGTATCAACGTAGCAGACTCACGTTCACCACGTGACGGACGTTTCATCGAAACAGTTGGTACTTACAACCCACTTGTTGCTGAAAACCAAGTAACTTTGAAAGAAGACCGCGTTCTTGCATGGTTGGCTGATGGAGCTCAACCTTCAGATACAGTTCGCAACATCCTTTCAAAAGAAGGCGTATTGAAAAAATTCCACGATTCTAAATTCTCAAAATAA
- a CDS encoding YdbC family protein — MAEFTFEIEEHLLTLSENDKGWTKELNRVSFNGAPAKFDIRSWSPDHTKMGKGITLSNEEFQVMVDAFKGGQ; from the coding sequence ATGGCAGAATTTACATTTGAGATCGAAGAACACTTGCTCACCTTGTCTGAAAATGACAAAGGATGGACAAAAGAACTAAATCGCGTTAGCTTTAATGGAGCACCAGCAAAGTTTGATATTCGTTCTTGGAGTCCTGACCATACTAAAATGGGCAAAGGAATCACGCTTTCCAATGAAGAATTTCAGGTAATGGTCGATGCCTTTAAAGGGGGACAATAA
- a CDS encoding biotin transporter BioY translates to MKKAHIYAIPAIGAALIAVLAQISLPIGPVPFTLQNFAIGLIATVFRPREAVLSVALYLLLGAIGLPVFAGGGAGFHVLIGPSAGYLWFDLVYAGLTSYLIHQNSGYIRIFLANLLGDSLVFAGGILSLHFLAGMPFDQALAVGVLPFILPDLGKIIAISFISRPLLKRLKSLPYFSR, encoded by the coding sequence TTGAAAAAAGCTCATATCTATGCCATTCCTGCTATCGGCGCTGCTCTCATCGCTGTATTGGCACAAATCAGTCTCCCTATCGGTCCTGTCCCTTTCACTCTGCAAAACTTTGCGATCGGTCTGATTGCTACTGTTTTTAGACCTAGGGAAGCTGTTTTATCTGTAGCTCTCTATCTCCTGCTGGGTGCTATTGGTCTACCTGTCTTTGCAGGGGGTGGTGCAGGATTTCACGTTTTAATCGGCCCAAGTGCAGGTTATCTTTGGTTCGACCTTGTCTATGCTGGACTTACATCTTATCTCATCCATCAAAATAGTGGCTACATTCGCATTTTCCTAGCCAACCTCTTGGGTGACTCCCTCGTCTTTGCCGGAGGCATTCTCAGCCTCCACTTCCTTGCTGGGATGCCATTTGATCAGGCACTTGCAGTTGGTGTCCTTCCCTTTATCCTCCCTGATCTTGGTAAGATTATTGCCATTAGTTTCATTAGTCGTCCCCTACTCAAACGATTGAAAAGCCTTCCATATTTTTCAAGATAA
- a CDS encoding ABC-F family ATP-binding cassette domain-containing protein: MSILEVKNLSHGFGDRAIFEDVSFRLLKGEHIGLVGANGEGKSTFMSIVTGKMLPDEGKVEWSKYVTAGYLDQHAVLKEGQTVRDVLRTAFDELFKAEARINDLYMEMAEDGADIDALMEEVGELQDRLESRDFYTLDAKIDEVARALGVMDFGMDTDVTALSGGQRTKVLLAKLLLEKPDILLLDEPTNYLDAEHIDWLKRYLQNYENAFVLISHDIPFLNDVINIVYHVENQQLTRYSGDYYQFQEVYAMKKSQLEAAYERQQKEIADLKDFVARNKARVATRNMAMSRQKKLDKMDIIELQSEKPKPSFDFKPARTPGRFIFQAKDLQIGYDRPLTKPLNLTFERNQKVAIIGANGIGKTTLLKSLLGIIPPIAGEVERGDYLELGYFEQEVEGGNRQTPLEAVWNAFPALNQAEVRAALARCGLTTKHIESQIQVLSGGEQAKVRFCLLMNRENNVLVLDEPTNHLDVDAKEELKRALKEYKGSILMVCHEPDFYEGWMDQIWDFNKLT; the protein is encoded by the coding sequence ATGAGTATTTTAGAAGTTAAAAATTTAAGTCACGGTTTTGGTGACCGTGCAATTTTTGAAGATGTGTCCTTCCGTCTCCTCAAGGGAGAGCATATCGGTTTAGTTGGTGCTAACGGTGAAGGGAAATCAACCTTTATGAGCATTGTGACTGGTAAGATGTTACCAGATGAAGGGAAGGTAGAGTGGTCTAAGTATGTGACTGCTGGCTACCTGGATCAGCATGCTGTGCTAAAGGAAGGTCAAACTGTGCGTGATGTACTCCGTACTGCCTTTGATGAGCTTTTCAAAGCAGAAGCACGTATCAATGACCTCTATATGGAAATGGCCGAAGACGGAGCGGATATCGATGCGCTTATGGAAGAAGTAGGAGAGCTCCAAGACCGTTTGGAGAGTCGTGACTTCTATACTTTGGATGCTAAGATTGATGAAGTGGCGCGTGCTCTCGGTGTTATGGACTTTGGCATGGATACGGATGTAACTGCCTTATCAGGCGGTCAAAGAACCAAGGTCCTCTTGGCCAAACTCCTCCTTGAAAAACCAGATATCTTGTTACTTGACGAGCCAACCAACTACTTGGATGCTGAACACATTGACTGGCTCAAGCGTTATCTCCAAAACTATGAGAATGCCTTTGTCCTTATTTCTCACGATATTCCTTTCCTCAACGACGTGATCAATATCGTCTACCATGTTGAAAACCAACAGTTGACGCGTTATTCTGGTGATTACTACCAGTTTCAAGAAGTCTATGCTATGAAGAAATCTCAGCTAGAGGCGGCATACGAACGTCAACAGAAAGAAATTGCTGACCTCAAAGACTTTGTCGCTCGAAACAAAGCCCGTGTCGCAACACGTAATATGGCCATGTCTCGCCAGAAGAAATTGGATAAGATGGACATTATCGAGCTGCAAAGTGAGAAGCCAAAACCATCCTTTGATTTCAAACCAGCTCGTACGCCAGGGCGCTTTATATTCCAAGCCAAGGACTTGCAGATTGGTTATGACCGTCCTCTTACCAAGCCTTTAAACCTTACTTTTGAACGCAATCAAAAGGTTGCAATAATTGGAGCCAATGGTATCGGGAAAACAACTCTCCTGAAGTCTCTCTTGGGCATTATCCCACCAATCGCTGGAGAAGTCGAACGTGGCGACTACCTAGAACTTGGTTATTTTGAGCAAGAAGTAGAAGGTGGCAATCGTCAAACACCTCTTGAAGCTGTTTGGAATGCTTTTCCTGCACTTAACCAAGCAGAAGTCCGTGCGGCCCTTGCTCGTTGTGGTTTGACAACTAAGCATATCGAAAGCCAGATTCAGGTCTTATCAGGTGGAGAACAAGCCAAGGTACGCTTCTGTCTCTTGATGAACCGTGAAAACAACGTTTTAGTGCTGGATGAGCCGACCAACCACCTAGATGTGGATGCTAAGGAAGAACTCAAACGGGCGCTTAAAGAATACAAAGGAAGCATTCTTATGGTTTGTCACGAACCAGACTTCTATGAAGGCTGGATGGACCAAATCTGGGACTTTAACAAGCTAACTTAA
- a CDS encoding zinc-ribbon domain-containing protein — translation MILFWGSKGYQKDLGHTQTAIECGHCNNVDTWEIVETGRKFTLYWIPLFPYGKSYFVSCPICHYGKEIEKSEVENYLNY, via the coding sequence ATGATTTTATTTTGGGGTTCTAAAGGTTATCAGAAAGATTTGGGACATACGCAAACTGCGATCGAATGTGGTCACTGTAACAATGTTGACACTTGGGAGATTGTAGAAACTGGACGCAAGTTCACCCTCTACTGGATTCCACTTTTCCCTTATGGTAAGAGTTACTTCGTTTCTTGTCCGATTTGCCACTACGGTAAAGAAATTGAGAAATCTGAAGTTGAAAACTATTTAAATTACTAG
- a CDS encoding TetR/AcrR family transcriptional regulator — MAKNTRELIIGALITLAKKNPQRSSFTMTEIAAEAGISRQAIYQKHFNNFEDIIEYIHEETNQHIFNVFNKYCPSNDGDPISFLADHILPLIYEKREVVNTLYTTQVDPCWKEFLRGTYSEWVLKNVNYQLKYNFNKEDIAYIITTMAISFIEIWIRKDNPIPPEEYRETFIQLSKTSLCDYIVS; from the coding sequence ATGGCAAAGAATACTCGTGAGCTAATCATTGGGGCTCTCATCACACTAGCTAAGAAAAATCCTCAGCGTAGTTCCTTTACAATGACTGAAATTGCTGCTGAAGCTGGTATTTCACGACAAGCGATTTATCAAAAGCATTTTAACAACTTTGAAGATATTATTGAATACATTCACGAAGAGACCAATCAGCACATTTTTAACGTCTTTAATAAGTACTGCCCTAGCAATGATGGAGATCCTATCAGCTTTTTAGCAGACCATATACTTCCTCTCATATACGAAAAAAGGGAAGTTGTTAACACCTTGTATACCACACAAGTCGACCCATGTTGGAAGGAATTTCTGCGTGGAACATACTCAGAGTGGGTACTAAAGAATGTCAATTACCAACTGAAATATAATTTTAATAAAGAGGACATCGCTTATATCATTACAACCATGGCAATCTCTTTCATTGAAATCTGGATTCGTAAAGATAATCCAATTCCACCTGAAGAGTATAGAGAGACTTTCATTCAATTGTCTAAGACTTCTCTCTGTGACTATATTGTGTCCTAA
- a CDS encoding VanZ family protein, with translation MTRKRELILRLGVAIYSFCIVCFCFTPQPQLPTGVETPGIQTFGRLVFLLTPLNSLWNLGEVTSLGQVIWIFLQNILNVFLLFPLVFQLIYLCPNLRQTKKILFLSFLLSLGIECTQLVLDFFFDFNRVFEIDDLWTNTLGGYLAWILYKGLHKNKIRN, from the coding sequence ATGACTAGAAAAAGAGAATTAATCTTAAGGTTGGGAGTGGCTATTTACAGTTTTTGCATTGTCTGTTTTTGTTTTACCCCCCAGCCTCAACTTCCTACAGGAGTGGAAACTCCAGGTATTCAAACTTTTGGACGCCTGGTTTTTCTTTTAACTCCCTTAAACTCCCTTTGGAATCTGGGTGAAGTGACCAGTTTGGGACAAGTCATTTGGATCTTTTTGCAGAATATTTTAAATGTCTTCTTGCTCTTCCCTCTGGTCTTTCAACTGATCTATCTCTGTCCAAATTTACGACAAACGAAAAAAATCCTATTTCTCAGTTTTCTACTGAGTCTAGGAATTGAGTGTACGCAGCTGGTCTTAGACTTTTTCTTTGATTTTAATCGGGTCTTTGAGATTGATGATTTGTGGACCAATACCTTGGGTGGCTATCTGGCTTGGATCCTCTATAAAGGGCTGCATAAAAACAAGATAAGGAATTAG
- the gor gene encoding glutathione-disulfide reductase, whose protein sequence is MREYDIIAIGGGSGGIATMNRAGEHGAKAAVIEEKKLGGTCVNVGCVPKKIMWYGAQIAESFHHYGPDYGFTSSNVQFDFAKLRQNREAYIDRARSSYDGSFKRNGVDLIEGRAHFVDSHTVSVNGELIRAKHIVIATGARPSIPTIPGAELGGSSDDVFAWEQLPESVAILGAGYIAVELAGVLHALGVKTDLFVRRDRPLRGFDSYIVEGLVNEMEKTGLPLHTHKVPVKLEETEQGITIHFEDGSSHTASQVIWATGRRPNVDGLELEKAGVTLNQRGFIQVDEYQNTVVDGIYALGDVTGEKELTPVAIKAGRTLSERLFNGKTNAKMDYTTIPTVVFSHPAIGTVGLTEDQAIKEYGQDNIKVYKSSFASMYSAVTSHRQESRFKLITAGADEKVVGLHGLGYGVDEMIQGFAVAIKMGATKADFDATVAIHPTASEEFVTMR, encoded by the coding sequence ATGAGAGAATATGATATCATCGCCATTGGTGGAGGGAGCGGTGGCATCGCCACTATGAACCGAGCTGGTGAACACGGCGCTAAAGCAGCTGTTATCGAAGAAAAAAAATTAGGCGGAACTTGTGTCAATGTCGGCTGTGTTCCTAAAAAAATCATGTGGTATGGAGCACAAATCGCTGAAAGCTTCCACCACTACGGTCCTGACTATGGGTTTACGAGTTCAAATGTTCAATTTGATTTCGCAAAACTTCGTCAAAATCGTGAAGCCTATATCGATCGCGCTCGTTCATCTTATGATGGAAGTTTCAAACGCAACGGAGTTGATTTGATTGAGGGGCGTGCTCATTTTGTTGATTCCCACACTGTCAGTGTTAATGGTGAATTGATTCGTGCCAAGCATATCGTGATTGCGACTGGTGCTCGTCCAAGCATCCCAACTATCCCTGGAGCTGAACTCGGTGGCAGCTCAGACGATGTCTTTGCTTGGGAGCAGCTTCCTGAATCCGTTGCGATTCTTGGAGCTGGTTATATCGCCGTTGAATTAGCAGGTGTTCTCCACGCACTAGGAGTAAAAACCGATTTGTTTGTCCGTCGCGATCGTCCCTTGCGTGGTTTTGACAGCTACATCGTTGAAGGACTTGTCAATGAAATGGAAAAAACAGGTCTACCTTTGCACACACATAAGGTACCCGTCAAGCTCGAAGAAACGGAGCAAGGTATTACCATTCATTTCGAAGACGGTTCTAGTCACACTGCCAGCCAAGTTATCTGGGCTACCGGTCGCCGTCCAAATGTAGACGGTCTGGAGTTAGAAAAGGCTGGCGTCACACTCAACCAACGTGGATTTATCCAAGTAGATGAATATCAAAATACAGTTGTAGATGGCATCTATGCTCTTGGAGATGTTACTGGTGAGAAAGAACTGACCCCGGTAGCCATCAAGGCAGGACGTACCTTATCTGAACGCCTCTTCAACGGGAAAACAAATGCCAAGATGGACTACACGACTATCCCTACTGTTGTTTTCTCCCACCCAGCAATCGGAACAGTCGGTTTAACTGAAGATCAAGCTATCAAAGAATACGGCCAAGATAACATCAAAGTCTACAAGTCAAGCTTTGCATCAATGTACTCAGCCGTTACAAGCCATCGTCAAGAATCTCGCTTCAAACTCATCACCGCCGGTGCTGACGAAAAAGTTGTTGGACTTCACGGACTTGGTTACGGAGTGGATGAGATGATTCAAGGATTCGCTGTTGCTATTAAGATGGGAGCAACCAAGGCGGACTTTGATGCTACAGTAGCTATCCACCCAACCGCTTCAGAAGAATTTGTGACCATGCGCTAA
- a CDS encoding alpha/beta hydrolase encodes MKRFEVTTKIGSLSVTYKKQKKVLVCLNGAGLLPSYENFSLILEKLPPTIGYLTIDFPNTGRSPIHDQSGKNLDNLVDAVYEVLEELAIYEYILCAHSLSGILACKLMNKSIKCQALVAIEPTTKKVMFSDFSENPYPEMEEQMRLIEECGPEVYFKNITQAAFSSETNEEIWDLVQEKDSELERQVPEFHIYCEITEEDFKNVSIEAHVPVFIFCQAYREKEYRDSEYWTSNTKLILGGNHHYLQWSESEKIANIIRELSE; translated from the coding sequence ATGAAACGATTTGAAGTAACTACAAAAATTGGCAGCCTCTCTGTTACTTATAAAAAGCAAAAGAAAGTGCTTGTTTGTTTAAATGGCGCAGGTTTGCTACCAAGTTATGAAAATTTTTCACTTATACTTGAAAAACTTCCTCCCACAATTGGTTATTTGACAATTGATTTTCCAAACACAGGTAGGAGTCCGATTCATGACCAATCTGGAAAAAATCTGGACAATCTTGTAGACGCGGTTTATGAAGTACTTGAAGAATTGGCGATTTATGAATATATACTTTGTGCACATAGTTTGAGTGGAATTTTAGCTTGCAAATTGATGAACAAATCAATTAAGTGTCAGGCTTTAGTAGCAATTGAACCAACAACTAAAAAAGTAATGTTTTCTGATTTTTCAGAAAATCCTTATCCAGAAATGGAAGAGCAAATGAGACTGATTGAAGAGTGTGGCCCCGAAGTCTATTTTAAGAACATAACTCAAGCAGCATTTAGCTCTGAAACTAATGAAGAAATCTGGGATTTAGTGCAAGAAAAAGATTCAGAGTTGGAAAGACAAGTTCCAGAATTTCATATATATTGTGAGATTACTGAGGAAGATTTTAAGAATGTATCTATAGAAGCTCATGTCCCTGTATTTATTTTTTGTCAGGCTTATAGAGAAAAAGAATACAGAGACTCAGAATATTGGACTTCCAATACTAAACTCATTTTAGGAGGGAATCACCATTATTTACAATGGTCTGAATCAGAAAAAATTGCGAATATTATTCGAGAATTGTCAGAATAA
- a CDS encoding MazG nucleotide pyrophosphohydrolase domain-containing protein, with amino-acid sequence MKDLTFRQLQAYLLEHYQQSRTEEGLFIKLVEEVGEVAEVLNGRSGRKESVQDSNEELAKELADIIHYTVAIATINDIDLTKTIFDKDKKAAIKYQHERDLEEFLEGKYL; translated from the coding sequence ATGAAGGATTTAACGTTTAGACAATTACAAGCTTACTTACTCGAACATTACCAGCAATCTCGGACTGAGGAAGGTCTCTTTATCAAGCTAGTGGAGGAAGTCGGAGAAGTAGCCGAGGTCTTGAACGGGCGCTCTGGTCGAAAAGAGTCTGTCCAGGACTCAAATGAGGAACTAGCCAAAGAACTAGCTGATATCATTCACTACACCGTCGCAATCGCGACCATAAACGACATTGATCTAACCAAAACCATCTTTGACAAAGATAAGAAGGCTGCCATTAAGTACCAACATGAACGAGATTTGGAAGAATTTTTGGAGGGAAAATATCTATAG
- the rlmN gene encoding 23S rRNA (adenine(2503)-C(2))-methyltransferase RlmN translates to MKPSIYSLTRQAMQEWVLEQGEKKFRADQIWEWLYRKRVQSFEEMTNLSKDLIAKLNEQFVVNPLKQRIVQESADGTVKYLFELPDGMLIETVLMRQHYGLSVCVTTQVGCNIGCTFCASGLIKKQRDLNNGEIVAQIMLVQKYFDERGQDERVSHIVVMGIGEPFDNYNNVLNFVRTINDDKGMAIGARHITVSTSGLAHKIRDFANEGVQVNLAVSLHAPNNELRSSIMKINRAFPIEKLFAAIEYYIETTNRRVTFEYIMLNEVNDGVEQALELAELLKNIKKLSYVNLIPYNPVSEHDQYSRSPKERVMAFYDTLKKKGVNCVVRQEHGTDIDAACGQLRSNTMKRDRQKAVAAVNP, encoded by the coding sequence ATGAAACCGTCTATTTATAGTTTAACACGTCAAGCCATGCAAGAATGGGTATTAGAACAAGGAGAAAAGAAATTCCGAGCAGATCAAATCTGGGAATGGCTCTACCGTAAACGTGTCCAGTCATTTGAAGAAATGACCAATCTTTCCAAGGATTTGATTGCTAAGCTCAATGAGCAGTTTGTGGTCAATCCTTTGAAACAACGGATTGTACAAGAGTCGGCTGACGGTACTGTTAAGTATCTTTTCGAGTTGCCAGATGGTATGTTGATTGAAACAGTGCTGATGCGTCAACACTACGGGCTGTCAGTCTGTGTGACTACTCAGGTCGGCTGTAACATCGGCTGTACCTTCTGTGCATCAGGCTTGATTAAGAAGCAACGTGACCTTAATAACGGTGAAATTGTAGCGCAGATCATGCTGGTTCAGAAATATTTTGATGAGCGTGGTCAAGACGAGCGTGTCAGTCATATCGTAGTCATGGGAATTGGAGAACCATTTGATAACTACAACAATGTTTTGAATTTCGTCCGTACCATCAATGATGACAAGGGGATGGCTATCGGTGCTCGTCACATCACAGTTTCAACTTCAGGTTTGGCCCATAAAATTCGTGACTTTGCTAATGAAGGCGTACAAGTCAATCTCGCTGTTTCCCTTCACGCACCCAATAATGAATTGCGCTCAAGCATCATGAAAATTAACCGTGCCTTTCCGATTGAAAAACTCTTTGCTGCTATTGAGTACTATATCGAAACAACCAATCGCCGTGTGACCTTTGAATACATCATGCTCAATGAAGTCAACGATGGAGTAGAACAAGCCTTGGAGCTTGCTGAATTGCTCAAGAACATCAAGAAATTGTCTTATGTAAACTTGATTCCCTATAACCCAGTTAGTGAACATGACCAATATAGCCGTAGTCCCAAAGAGCGCGTGATGGCCTTCTATGATACCCTCAAGAAAAAAGGGGTCAACTGTGTTGTCCGTCAGGAACATGGTACAGATATTGATGCAGCTTGTGGACAATTGCGTTCCAATACAATGAAACGTGACCGCCAGAAGGCAGTCGCAGCGGTAAATCCATAA
- the trmD gene encoding tRNA (guanosine(37)-N1)-methyltransferase TrmD, translated as MKIDILTLFPEMFSPLEHSIVGRAREKGLLDIQYHNFREYAEKARHVDDEPYGGGQGMLLRAQPIFDAFDAIEKKNPRVILLDPAGKQFDQAYAEDLAQEEELIFICGHYEGYDERIKTLVTDEISLGDYVLTGGELAAMTMIDATVRLIPEVIGKESSHQDDSFSSGLLEYPQYTRPYDYRGMVVPDVLMSGHHEKIRQWRLYESLKKTYERRPDLLENYQLTAEEEKMLAEIKENKE; from the coding sequence ATGAAGATTGATATTTTAACCCTCTTTCCAGAGATGTTTTCTCCGCTAGAGCACTCGATTGTTGGAAGGGCTCGAGAAAAAGGGCTCTTGGATATCCAGTATCATAATTTCAGAGAATACGCTGAAAAAGCCCGTCATGTTGACGATGAGCCCTACGGAGGCGGTCAGGGGATGTTGCTAAGGGCTCAACCCATTTTCGATGCCTTTGATGCTATTGAAAAGAAAAATCCCCGTGTCATTCTTCTTGATCCTGCTGGGAAACAGTTCGATCAAGCTTACGCTGAGGATTTGGCTCAGGAAGAGGAACTGATCTTTATCTGTGGTCACTATGAAGGGTATGACGAGCGTATCAAGACCTTGGTAACCGATGAAATTTCCCTAGGAGACTATGTTTTGACTGGAGGAGAATTGGCGGCCATGACCATGATTGATGCGACCGTGCGCTTGATTCCAGAAGTGATTGGTAAGGAGTCTAGTCACCAGGATGATAGCTTCTCTTCGGGACTTCTCGAATATCCTCAGTATACTCGCCCTTATGACTATCGAGGCATGGTCGTGCCAGATGTGCTCATGAGTGGGCACCATGAAAAGATTCGCCAGTGGCGACTATATGAGAGTCTAAAGAAAACCTACGAGCGCAGACCTGACCTGCTAGAAAACTATCAACTGACAGCCGAAGAAGAAAAGATGCTGGCTGAAATCAAAGAAAACAAAGAATAA
- a CDS encoding peptidylprolyl isomerase, translated as MKKLATLLLLSTVALVGCTSIQRSLRGDEYVDSSISAEESSKAAAQAAKDLNDALTNENANFPQLSKEVAEDEAEVILHTNQGDIRIKLFPKLAPLAVENFLTHAKEGYYNGITFHRVIDGFMVQTGDPKGDGTGGQSIWHDKDKTKDKGTGFKNEISPYLYNIRGALAMANTGQPNTNGSQFFVNQNSTDISAKLPTSKYPKKIIEAYKEGGNPSLDGKHPVFGQVIDGMDVVDKIAKAEKDEKDKPTSAITIDSIEVVKDYDFSKK; from the coding sequence ATGAAAAAACTAGCAACCCTTCTTTTACTATCAACTGTAGCCCTTGTTGGATGTACTAGTATCCAACGTAGTCTCCGTGGTGATGAATATGTCGACTCCAGCATCTCAGCTGAAGAAAGCTCAAAAGCAGCTGCTCAGGCTGCCAAAGATTTGAATGACGCATTGACCAATGAAAATGCCAACTTCCCTCAACTTTCTAAGGAAGTTGCTGAAGATGAAGCTGAGGTCATTTTACACACAAATCAAGGCGATATCCGCATCAAACTCTTTCCAAAACTAGCACCTCTTGCGGTTGAAAACTTCCTTACTCACGCTAAGGAAGGCTACTATAACGGCATCACCTTCCACCGTGTCATCGATGGCTTTATGGTCCAAACTGGAGATCCTAAGGGAGATGGTACAGGGGGCCAATCTATCTGGCATGATAAGGATAAAACAAAGGACAAGGGAACTGGTTTCAAAAATGAAATCTCTCCTTACCTATACAATATCCGAGGAGCCCTTGCTATGGCTAACACTGGTCAACCAAACACCAACGGTAGCCAGTTCTTCGTCAATCAAAACTCAACAGATATTTCAGCTAAACTCCCTACAAGCAAGTATCCAAAGAAAATCATTGAAGCCTATAAAGAAGGTGGAAATCCAAGTCTAGACGGCAAACACCCCGTCTTTGGTCAAGTCATTGATGGTATGGATGTTGTTGACAAGATTGCCAAAGCTGAAAAAGATGAGAAAGACAAACCAACGTCTGCTATCACCATTGATAGTATAGAAGTCGTGAAAGACTACGACTTCAGCAAAAAATAA
- the rimM gene encoding ribosome maturation factor RimM (Essential for efficient processing of 16S rRNA) — translation MNYFNVGKIVNTQGLQGEMRVLSVTDFAEERFKKGAELALFDDKDQFVQTVTIASHRKHKNFDIIKFKDMYHINAIEKYKGYSLKVAEEDLNDLDDGEFYYHEIIGLDVYEGDNLVGTIKEILQPGANDVWVVKRKGKRDLLLPYIPPVVLNVDIPNKRVQVEILEGLDDED, via the coding sequence ATGAACTACTTTAATGTTGGGAAAATCGTTAATACGCAGGGTCTACAAGGTGAGATGCGAGTCTTGTCTGTGACGGATTTTGCTGAGGAACGGTTTAAAAAAGGGGCAGAGCTGGCTTTATTTGATGATAAAGACCAGTTTGTCCAAACAGTGACCATCGCAAGTCACCGTAAGCATAAGAACTTTGACATTATCAAATTCAAAGACATGTACCATATCAATGCGATTGAAAAGTACAAGGGTTATAGTCTCAAGGTCGCCGAGGAAGATTTGAACGATCTAGATGATGGAGAATTCTATTATCACGAGATTATCGGTTTGGATGTTTACGAGGGAGATAACTTGGTTGGAACCATCAAGGAAATTCTGCAACCAGGAGCCAATGATGTCTGGGTGGTAAAGCGAAAAGGTAAGCGAGATTTGCTTTTACCTTACATTCCGCCAGTAGTTCTCAATGTTGATATTCCAAACAAGCGGGTTCAAGTGGAAATCTTAGAAGGGTTAGATGATGAAGATTGA
- the kphA gene encoding RNA-binding protein KphA produces the protein MDTIENLIIAIVKPLISQPDALTIKIEDTPEFLEYHLDLDQSDVGRVIGRKGRTISAIRTIVYSVPTEDKKVRIVIDEK, from the coding sequence ATGGATACGATTGAAAATCTCATTATTGCGATTGTGAAACCTTTGATTTCACAACCTGATGCCTTAACTATCAAGATCGAAGACACACCAGAGTTTTTGGAGTATCACTTGGATCTTGACCAAAGCGATGTCGGTCGTGTTATCGGTCGTAAAGGTCGCACTATCTCAGCGATAAGAACGATTGTCTACTCTGTCCCAACTGAAGACAAGAAAGTAAGAATCGTTATCGACGAAAAATAA
- a CDS encoding ATP cone domain-containing protein: MQVIKRNGEIAEFDPDKIYQAVLKAAQTVYVLTDDLRQNLAQVTKKVVLDLEEAKVERATISMIQSMVEHRLLGAGYITIAEHYISYRLQRDLERSGYGDHIAVHLHFEQIR; the protein is encoded by the coding sequence ATGCAAGTAATCAAACGTAATGGAGAAATTGCTGAATTTGATCCAGATAAAATTTACCAAGCTGTCCTAAAAGCAGCTCAAACAGTTTATGTTTTGACTGATGACCTACGTCAAAACCTAGCGCAAGTTACTAAGAAAGTCGTTTTGGACTTGGAAGAAGCAAAAGTAGAACGTGCGACTATCAGCATGATCCAATCAATGGTAGAGCACCGCTTACTTGGAGCTGGCTACATTACCATTGCAGAACACTATATCTCTTATCGCTTGCAACGTGATTTGGAGAGAAGTGGTTATGGCGACCATATCGCAGTTCACCTTCATTTTGAACAAATCCGTTAA